The proteins below are encoded in one region of Salmo salar chromosome ssa02, Ssal_v3.1, whole genome shotgun sequence:
- the LOC106578554 gene encoding CD276 antigen isoform X3: MLPSRHMGLHVVSVLFITMVTTTSLQPRGVAAPGSDFTLNCSFRSSKNLNHLVINWQRGESVVVHSYYHGKDQLERQSGVYKGRTHLFEDQLAVGNASLRLSGVQPSDHGPYTCDVTDEQGSTQEKLLLLVAELVWKGVMDSNTTMELDSRGRYELKSEVNLWLNSTLTVTAELRLRVLDQSFTKSLTLHPPPVCCVMPAEQRSRFFMYPLLLMLLGLVLLLSWKRSEQETKKDKKTQE, from the exons ATGCTTCCTTCTCGGCACATGGG GCTGCATGTGGTCTCAGTACTGTTTATTACCA TGGTAACTACAACAAGTCTACAACCCCGAGGagtggcagctccgggcagtgaCTTCACCCTTAACTGCTCTTTCCGTTCGTCTAAAAACCTGAACCACCTGGTCATCAACTGGCAGCGTGGAGAATCAGTGGTGGTCCACAGCTATTACCATGGGAAAGATCAGCTGGAAAGACAGAGTGGTGTTTACAAGGGACGCACTCATCTGTTTGAAGACCAGCTCGCTGTGGGAAATGCCTCACTTAGACTGAGTGGTGTGCAGCCGAGTGACCATGGCCCATACACCTGTGATGTGACAGATGAACAGGGAAGCACCCAGGAAAAGCTACTACTTTTAGTGGCAG AGTTAGTGTGGAAAGGTGTGATGGACAGTAACACCACTATGGAATTGGACAGCAGGGGGCGCTATGAGCTGAAGAGTGAGGTGAACCTGTGGTTGAACAGCACTCTGACTGTTACAGCCGAGCTAAGACTGAGGGTTCTGGACCAGAGTTTCACCAAGTCTCTCACACTCCACCCACCACCAG TGTGCTGTGTGATGCCTGCTGAGCAGAGGAGCAGATTTTTTATGTATCCCCTGCTGCTAATGCTGCTGGGATTGGTGCTACTGTTGTCCTGGAAGAGGTCTGAGCAGGAGACCAAAAAGGATAAGAAGACACAAGAATAG
- the LOC106578554 gene encoding V-set domain containing T-cell activation inhibitor 1 isoform X1, with protein MLPSRHMGLHVVSVLFITMVTTTSLQPRGVAAPGSDFTLNCSFRSSKNLNHLVINWQRGESVVVHSYYHGKDQLERQSGVYKGRTHLFEDQLAVGNASLRLSGVQPSDHGPYTCDVTDEQGSTQEKLLLLVAAPYHEPRISAQATCDGFIVTLNASHGFPQPELVWKGVMDSNTTMELDSRGRYELKSEVNLWLNSTLTVTAELRLRVLDQSFTKSLTLHPPPVCCVMPAEQRSRFFMYPLLLMLLGLVLLLSWKRSEQETKKDKKTQE; from the exons ATGCTTCCTTCTCGGCACATGGG GCTGCATGTGGTCTCAGTACTGTTTATTACCA TGGTAACTACAACAAGTCTACAACCCCGAGGagtggcagctccgggcagtgaCTTCACCCTTAACTGCTCTTTCCGTTCGTCTAAAAACCTGAACCACCTGGTCATCAACTGGCAGCGTGGAGAATCAGTGGTGGTCCACAGCTATTACCATGGGAAAGATCAGCTGGAAAGACAGAGTGGTGTTTACAAGGGACGCACTCATCTGTTTGAAGACCAGCTCGCTGTGGGAAATGCCTCACTTAGACTGAGTGGTGTGCAGCCGAGTGACCATGGCCCATACACCTGTGATGTGACAGATGAACAGGGAAGCACCCAGGAAAAGCTACTACTTTTAGTGGCAG CCCCTTATCATGAGCCCAGGATATCCGCCCAAGCCACTTGTGATGGCTTCATTGTCACCCTCAATGCCTCCCATGGGTTTCCCCAGCCAGAGTTAGTGTGGAAAGGTGTGATGGACAGTAACACCACTATGGAATTGGACAGCAGGGGGCGCTATGAGCTGAAGAGTGAGGTGAACCTGTGGTTGAACAGCACTCTGACTGTTACAGCCGAGCTAAGACTGAGGGTTCTGGACCAGAGTTTCACCAAGTCTCTCACACTCCACCCACCACCAG TGTGCTGTGTGATGCCTGCTGAGCAGAGGAGCAGATTTTTTATGTATCCCCTGCTGCTAATGCTGCTGGGATTGGTGCTACTGTTGTCCTGGAAGAGGTCTGAGCAGGAGACCAAAAAGGATAAGAAGACACAAGAATAG
- the LOC106578554 gene encoding V-set domain containing T-cell activation inhibitor 1 isoform X2 yields the protein MVTTTSLQPRGVAAPGSDFTLNCSFRSSKNLNHLVINWQRGESVVVHSYYHGKDQLERQSGVYKGRTHLFEDQLAVGNASLRLSGVQPSDHGPYTCDVTDEQGSTQEKLLLLVAAPYHEPRISAQATCDGFIVTLNASHGFPQPELVWKGVMDSNTTMELDSRGRYELKSEVNLWLNSTLTVTAELRLRVLDQSFTKSLTLHPPPVCCVMPAEQRSRFFMYPLLLMLLGLVLLLSWKRSEQETKKDKKTQE from the exons A TGGTAACTACAACAAGTCTACAACCCCGAGGagtggcagctccgggcagtgaCTTCACCCTTAACTGCTCTTTCCGTTCGTCTAAAAACCTGAACCACCTGGTCATCAACTGGCAGCGTGGAGAATCAGTGGTGGTCCACAGCTATTACCATGGGAAAGATCAGCTGGAAAGACAGAGTGGTGTTTACAAGGGACGCACTCATCTGTTTGAAGACCAGCTCGCTGTGGGAAATGCCTCACTTAGACTGAGTGGTGTGCAGCCGAGTGACCATGGCCCATACACCTGTGATGTGACAGATGAACAGGGAAGCACCCAGGAAAAGCTACTACTTTTAGTGGCAG CCCCTTATCATGAGCCCAGGATATCCGCCCAAGCCACTTGTGATGGCTTCATTGTCACCCTCAATGCCTCCCATGGGTTTCCCCAGCCAGAGTTAGTGTGGAAAGGTGTGATGGACAGTAACACCACTATGGAATTGGACAGCAGGGGGCGCTATGAGCTGAAGAGTGAGGTGAACCTGTGGTTGAACAGCACTCTGACTGTTACAGCCGAGCTAAGACTGAGGGTTCTGGACCAGAGTTTCACCAAGTCTCTCACACTCCACCCACCACCAG TGTGCTGTGTGATGCCTGCTGAGCAGAGGAGCAGATTTTTTATGTATCCCCTGCTGCTAATGCTGCTGGGATTGGTGCTACTGTTGTCCTGGAAGAGGTCTGAGCAGGAGACCAAAAAGGATAAGAAGACACAAGAATAG